The sequence CAGGGGATGAGCGTCTTCTGCGGGCGCTGCGGGATGCGGGTGGGGGCGGCGCCCGGCGCCGCAGCGAAGCGCCAGACAGCGGCCGACGGCGATCTCGCCACCTGCCGCGGCTGCGGCCTGCCGGAGCAGAGGGTGGGCTCGCTCTGCGGGAGCTGCCAGCAGCCGGTGATCGGCGCTTGACCCGGTCCGGCGCCCCTGCCTACAGACGCCCGGTGGCGAGCAAACGCGGACGATTCATCGTATTCGAGGGGCTCGACGGCGCCGGCACCACCACGCAGGCGCAGGAGCTGGTGCGCCGGCTGCGCGCCGCCGGCGAGCGGGCCCATTTCACCGCCGAGCCTTCGAGCGGGCCGATCGGATCGCAAATCCGGATGATGCTGGCGGGCCGGCTGGTCGGCTACCGCGGCGGCAGCTGGGACCGGCGATCGCTGGCGCTGCTCTTCGCCGGCGACCGGCTCGATCACGTCGCCTCGGACATCGAGCCAAAGCTCGCGCAGGGCATGCACGTCGTCTGCGATCGCTACGTGCTCTCCTCGCTCGCCTACCAATCCCTCGACAACCCGGCGGAGTGGGTGGCGGCGATCAACCGCTACGCGCCGCCGCCGGACGTGACCTTCTTCCTCCGGGTGCGCGCGAGCGTGGCGCTCAAGCGCAGGCAGGCCGCGAGCCCCGGCACCGTCGATCTCTTCGAGACCCTGCCGCAGCAGAAGCGGATCGAGCGCCACTACGATCGCGACGTGGAAGCCCACGGCAAGCGCCACAAGGTGCAGGTGATCGACGGGGAGCTGCCGCTCGAGACGGTGAGCGAGCAGATCTGGGCCGACGTCGAGCGCCGTCTGCCCAGGCGTCGTTAGAAGGCGTCCGGATCGTCCGCGAGCCAGGCGGCGGCGCCGTCGAGGAGCGGCACCACGCGCACGCCCGCAGGGACCTGCGCCGGCGGCCGCAGGGCGAAGAGGTAGGCCCGGGCATCTCCCAACCAGCCCTGTTGCCGCAGCCGCTCGAGGATCCCGAGGGCGACGGTGCCCATGGTGTAGCGCGCGTTCAGCTCCACCACCGGGCGGAGCACCTCGCTGCAGTCCGCGGTGCGGTAGAGGAAGGCGTCGATCCCGCAGGGGCCGAAGAAGCCCTGCGCCGCAGCTGCTGCGCCGATCTGCAGCGCCGCCGCCTCGAGGGCGTCGTCGCGGTCGGTGCCGGCGCGGGGCCTCTCGCCGAGGAGGCAGCGGTTGCCGAGGTAGATCCCGGAAGAGGAGAGGATCTGCCGGGTGCTGCCGAGGAGGCGCACCGCGCCGTCGCGGTCCACGTGGAGCTGCACCGAGAGATCGGCGGTGCGATCGAGCCACGGCTCGAGCACCGCGCCGCCGAGGCGGGCGAGCCGATCGATCGCGCCGCCCAGCGGCGGTAGAACGCCGCCGCGGACCGGGATGCGGCCCCTGCCGCTCGAGCCGAAGCGCGGCTTCACCGCCCAGCCCGTGCCCGGCTCCAGCGCGGCCAGGGCCGCTTCGAGGCCGCCAAGCTCGTCGGGCTCGAAGATCCGGATCCGATCGCCCAGGGGGCAGAGGCCGAGCTTGCGGGCGGTGCGGAGGGCGAAGGCCTTGTCGTGGACCCTGCGGACCACCTCCGGATCCGGCGCGGCGAGGCGCAGGCCCAGCTTCTCGAGGCGCCTGCTGGCGCGGGGCGTAGAGAGCCAGGGCACGCCGCCCTCTGCCGGGATCCAGTCGAAGGCGGCGCCGGTGGCGAAGCGCGGCGGCTGCGGCTCCACGTCGAGGACGCGCACGTCCGGGCCGAAGAGCTCCCGCCAGAGGCGCGCCGCGGTGCGGAGCTCGGGTTTGTGGCGGATCGCCCCCTCGTCGCCCTCCTCGGCGCCGAAATTGGGCAGGAGGGTGATCATCCCTGCTTTCCGTAGGGCTTGGCCGCCCGCACCCAGTCGATGAAGGCGTCGGAGAGGCCGGCCCTGCGGCGCGCCTTCACGTCGAAGCGCCGGGCCTTCGCCCTGGCGGCGGAGAAGGGGAAGGGCACCGCCGCTGCGTAGGCCTCCACCTCGTCGCCGGTGCCGGCGAGGCGCCGCAGCCAGACGGCGGCGAGGCGGACGTGGCCGATCTCGTCGTCGTGCACCCGCTGCAGGACCTGCGCCGTGGCCTCGTCGCCTGCGGTGCGGAAGGCGTCGCGGTAGAGGAGGGTGAAGTCGAGGTTTGCCTGC is a genomic window of Vulgatibacter sp. containing:
- the tmk gene encoding dTMP kinase, which encodes MASKRGRFIVFEGLDGAGTTTQAQELVRRLRAAGERAHFTAEPSSGPIGSQIRMMLAGRLVGYRGGSWDRRSLALLFAGDRLDHVASDIEPKLAQGMHVVCDRYVLSSLAYQSLDNPAEWVAAINRYAPPPDVTFFLRVRASVALKRRQAASPGTVDLFETLPQQKRIERHYDRDVEAHGKRHKVQVIDGELPLETVSEQIWADVERRLPRRR